One region of Drosophila subobscura isolate 14011-0131.10 chromosome J, UCBerk_Dsub_1.0, whole genome shotgun sequence genomic DNA includes:
- the LOC117895478 gene encoding ATP-binding cassette sub-family G member 1 produces the protein MDQSRTLLARQSKDVEFQDVFYTVKERTNFLRVTGERKILNGVSGSFRNGQLSAIMGPSGAGKSSLLNAISGFRRDGVTGSIKMKRDNACYITQDDHHQTLLTVEELMNLSCDLKLKQRHRKAEVLTEILENLNLNHRRNVTAEKLSGGERKRLSIALELVDNPNIFFLDEPTSGLDEVTAAQCIRLLRGMSREGRTIVCTIHQPSATIYNCFDSIYVLAKGHCVYQGSPRATIPFLRLAQLDCPRHYSPSDYIIELVDAEDGHLVPALSELTDNGKLIYVASQADIVNPQLQSQQAVTTLFVEQPKRPLLPTIFAGSAASTDGTLMSGASALLEQVKAFSERMHNGRHEISGVRQFVVLMRVMMLRILRARLALTIQLFHHLLCGLFFGMIFFQLGNQGARMFDHLKFCIGAVLMIVYTQVMVPILSYPAEVKVVKKETFNRWYTLTPYYMALTISRLPLQVLLNIAFMMVTYWMSGLPEQFWRFGIFVAVGLMISLVAEGMGLAIGATFSITNGSVVGPMMIAPLMGLAVYGFDFAPQITGAMNLLMKFSYVRVGVVAMILAVFGFQREDLDCDDIYCHFSDPRVLLKFLDVEKVSLLHQFGILAMLMLFFRILMYISLRKRCYA, from the exons ATGGATCAGTCCCGCACCCTCCTCGCCAGGCAGTCCAAAGATGTGGAATTCCAAGATGTCTTCTACACGGTCAAGGAGCGTACCAATTTCC TGCGCGTAACTGGGGAGCGGAAAATTTTAAACGGCGTCAGCGGAAGTTTCCGGAATGGCCAACTGTCGGCCATCATGGGACCCTCTGGAGCTGGCAAAAGCAGTTTGCTAAATGCGATTTCGGGTTTCAG GCGCGACGGTGTTACGGGGAGCATCAAGATGAAACGGGATAATGCCTGCTACATCACACAAGACGATCACCATCAGACCCTGCTGACCGTCGAGGAGCTGATGAACCTCTCGTGCGACCTCAAGCTGAAGCAGCGCCACAGGAAGGCCGAGGTGCTGACGGAGATCCTCGAGAACCTCAACTTAAACCACCGTCGCAACGTGACGGCGGAGAAGCTGAGCGGCGGGGAGCGTAAGCGGCTCTCCATTGCGCTCGAGCTGGTGGACAATCCAAACATATTCTTTCTGGACGAACCCACCAGCGGGTTGGACGAGGTGACGGCAGCTCAGTGCATCCGCCTATTGCGAGGCATGTCCCGCGAGGGACGCACCATCGTCTGCACCATCCACCAGCCCTCGGCCACGATCTACAACTGCTTCGACAGCATCTACGTGCTGGCCAAGGGACACTGCGTCTATCAGGGCAGCCCCCGGGCCACCATACCCTTTCTGCGCCTAGCCCAGCTGGACTGCCCGCGCCACTACAGCCCCTCGGACTACA TCATCGAGCTGGTCGACGCAGAGGACGGGCACCTGGTGCCGGCACTCAGCGAGCTAACCGACAACGGGAAGCTCATCTACGTGGCCAGCCAGGCGGATATTGTGAATCCacagctgcagtcgcagcaggCCGTGACCACACTGTTCGTGGAGCAACCGAAGCGTCCACTTCTGCCCACAATCTTCGCCGGCAGTGCGGCCTCCACGGACGGCACTCTGATGAGCGGCGCCAGTGCATTGCTGGAGCAGGTGAAAGCCTTCTCGGAGCGCATGCACAACGGGCGTCATGAGATCTCCGGCGTGCGCCAGTTCGTGGTTCTGATGCGTGTCATGATGCTTCGCATATTGCGCGCCCGCCTGGCCCTCACCATCCAGCTGTTTCACCACCTCCTTTGCGGCCTCTTCTTCGGGATGATCTTCTTCCAGCTGGGCAACCAGGGAGCGCGCATGTTTGACCATCTCAAGTTCTGTATTGGCGCCGTACTCATGATTGTCTACACCCAGGTGATGGTGCCTATCCTCAGCT ATCCCGCCGAGGTTAAGGTGGTGAAGAAGGAGACCTTCAATCGCTGGTACACGCTGACGCCCTACTATATGGCGCTGACCATCTcacggctgccgctgcaggtgctgctgaACATCGCCTTTATGATGGTGACCTACTGGATGTCCGGGCTGCCGGAGCAGTTCTGGCGATTCGGCATCTTCGTCGCAGTCGGCCTCATGATCTCCCTGGTGGCCGAGGGCATGGGCCTGGCCATTGGAGCCACCTTCAGTATAACA AACGGCAGCGTCGTGGGTCCCATGATGATTGCTCCTTTGATGGGGCTGGCCGTGTACGGCTTTGACTTTGCGCCCCAAATCACGGGCGCCATGAATCTGCTGATGAAGTTCAGCTATGTGCGCGTCGGAGTGGTGGCCATGATCCTGGCCGTGTTCGGGTTTCAGCGCGAGGATCTCGACTGCGACGACATCTACTGCCACTTCAGCGATCCGCGCGTGCTGCTGAAGTTTCTCGACGTGGAGAAGGTCTCGCTACTGCACCAGTTCGGCATACTGGCCATGCTGATGCTCTTCTTCCGCATCCTCATGTACATCAGCCTGCGCAAGCGCTGCTACGCctga